In Candidatus Nitronauta litoralis, one DNA window encodes the following:
- a CDS encoding peptidase: MTFCVAMKIESGIVAISDSRITSGTEQTLARKVTVHQKENHSLFLMTSGLRSVRDKALTYFEEALCETDEKFEKLYKAVNHFTEQIRKVAEEDKPAIEDSGLSFNLHSIIGGQLEKDDEHKLYLVYPQGNWIEVTQETPYQIIGEGSYGKPILDLGLCYASSPITALKVGFLAFDATRRSATDVGFPIDVVYYPKDSYKIIEYQYEKNDLEEVCAWWRERLRSSLEELPASWTNNVLAPFNTIPGR, from the coding sequence ATGACTTTTTGTGTAGCAATGAAAATAGAGAGTGGAATTGTTGCAATATCCGATTCCAGGATCACAAGCGGGACGGAACAAACGCTTGCCCGCAAAGTGACCGTGCATCAAAAAGAAAACCATAGTTTGTTTCTAATGACCTCAGGCCTGCGATCCGTTCGAGATAAAGCGCTAACCTATTTTGAGGAGGCCCTCTGTGAAACGGACGAAAAATTTGAAAAACTTTACAAGGCGGTAAACCATTTTACAGAGCAAATAAGGAAAGTTGCAGAGGAGGACAAACCGGCAATTGAAGACAGTGGATTGTCTTTTAATCTTCATTCCATTATTGGGGGACAGCTTGAGAAAGATGATGAGCATAAACTTTATCTGGTCTACCCCCAGGGGAACTGGATTGAGGTCACGCAGGAGACTCCCTATCAGATAATAGGCGAGGGTAGTTATGGAAAGCCTATATTGGATCTGGGGTTGTGTTATGCTTCCAGCCCCATCACAGCACTAAAGGTCGGGTTCCTTGCCTTCGATGCCACAAGGCGAAGTGCAACAGATGTGGGTTTTCCCATTGATGTTGTTTATTATCCGAAAGATTCATATAAGATCATTGAATATCAGTATGAAAAAAATGACCTGGAAGAGGTCTGCGCCTGGTGGAGGGAAAGACTCAGGTCTTCTCTTGAGGAATTACCCGCCAGTTGGACTAATAATGTGTTGGCACCCTTTAACACCATCCCCGGCCGCTAA
- a CDS encoding magnesium transporter, with translation MKDKSFLASAYIKERPVDSARVLESLPLDDSAAFLESISPQDAAMVLGSLMPWFASQCLNKMKPESAAEMLQILPSYRSALLLKALDRPARVAILGCFTKSKNREARKQMIYPANTLGAWMDTFIPSVPEEATVEESLVLARNLSDHLAHHLCVVNREGVFRGGVAISKLISTSNEVRVTEILDPLYVSLPVQATLASVKWHSGWNQNAVLPIVNFRNQIEGLISHKRLREGLGEVDNQGMVIESFLSGLIPMYTSCLTLFTQTLAAIPYKQRKPGQRNR, from the coding sequence ATGAAAGATAAATCTTTTCTGGCATCCGCTTATATAAAAGAGAGACCTGTGGATTCCGCCCGGGTTTTGGAGAGCTTGCCGCTGGATGACTCCGCTGCTTTTCTGGAATCGATATCTCCTCAGGATGCGGCCATGGTTCTGGGGTCCTTAATGCCATGGTTTGCTTCGCAATGTTTAAATAAAATGAAGCCTGAGTCTGCCGCCGAGATGCTTCAAATATTGCCTTCATACCGGTCCGCCCTTTTACTTAAAGCACTAGACCGTCCTGCGAGAGTTGCAATTCTAGGTTGTTTTACAAAATCCAAAAACCGGGAAGCCCGAAAACAAATGATCTATCCTGCAAATACACTGGGGGCCTGGATGGATACATTTATTCCAAGTGTGCCAGAGGAGGCCACCGTGGAGGAGTCACTGGTTTTGGCGCGTAATCTCAGTGACCACCTTGCTCATCATTTGTGTGTTGTGAATCGAGAAGGGGTTTTTCGCGGCGGGGTGGCTATTTCAAAGCTGATCAGCACTTCAAATGAAGTGCGTGTTACCGAAATACTGGACCCTCTTTATGTTTCTCTGCCTGTCCAGGCCACTTTGGCCTCTGTTAAATGGCATTCCGGGTGGAATCAAAATGCGGTCTTACCCATTGTGAATTTCCGCAATCAGATTGAGGGTTTAATCAGCCATAAAAGGTTGCGCGAAGGACTGGGTGAAGTTGATAACCAGGGGATGGTTATAGAATCATTTCTATCAGGATTGATTCCTATGTATACATCATGTTTGACTCTGTTTACCCAGACATTGGCGGCAATCCCATATAAACAGAGAAAACCAGGGCAAAGAAACCGATGA
- a CDS encoding mechanosensitive ion channel: MEILKQWSQEVQDSGFPLIKEFIDFLPNLLGAALLLALGWFVSGLFKRGTARLAAFLNRVLNTMLRRGGLAKLTFSSPIISLFSKVVFWAVFLFFVKFAAHALGLEAITDWLDDVVDYLPTFLAGGIIIGAGVLFSFLARDLTNAAAESAQLPENKLYGLIAQVATLVSTVVMGLNQIGINVSFLANMIGVTVGALLGSLALAFGLGSKTFVSNLIGSHYLQQQYKPGQRIRMDGSEGIILEITPTSIILETKDGRMVIPAKLFNEKSTCLLIMEDNNER, translated from the coding sequence ATGGAAATCTTGAAGCAATGGTCCCAAGAAGTACAAGATTCGGGTTTTCCTTTAATAAAAGAGTTTATCGATTTTCTTCCCAACCTTTTAGGTGCTGCACTTTTATTGGCCCTGGGTTGGTTTGTATCTGGATTATTTAAAAGAGGAACAGCGAGATTAGCTGCTTTTCTTAATCGTGTTCTCAATACTATGTTGAGACGGGGTGGCCTCGCCAAACTGACTTTCTCCAGTCCCATTATTTCTTTGTTCAGCAAGGTGGTTTTCTGGGCGGTATTTTTGTTTTTTGTCAAATTTGCCGCCCACGCGTTGGGGTTGGAGGCGATAACGGACTGGCTAGATGATGTGGTGGATTATTTGCCCACGTTTCTTGCCGGGGGAATCATAATTGGCGCAGGTGTTCTCTTTAGTTTCCTTGCTCGTGATTTGACAAATGCCGCCGCAGAATCTGCACAACTCCCGGAAAATAAGCTCTATGGACTGATTGCCCAGGTTGCAACACTGGTATCAACCGTTGTCATGGGGCTAAATCAGATAGGCATTAATGTTTCCTTTTTAGCGAATATGATCGGGGTGACAGTGGGGGCCTTGTTGGGCAGTCTGGCACTGGCTTTTGGGCTGGGGTCGAAGACTTTTGTCAGTAACCTGATTGGTTCCCATTATCTTCAACAACAATACAAGCCTGGTCAAAGAATTCGAATGGACGGTTCAGAAGGAATTATTCTGGAAATAACTCCTACCTCAATTATCCTGGAAACAAAAGATGGGCGGATGGTTATTCCTGCAAAATTGTTTAATGAAAAATCTACCTGCCTTCTGATTATGGAAGACAACAATGAAAGATAA
- a CDS encoding transglutaminase family protein, whose amino-acid sequence MFFYIKHKTEFTYSRPVFIEPMIVRLRPRSDCTQRLLEFKNDYDVPPSGITDLIDLDGNSGSYVWFNETRTSFKIDTTSFVETLHENPFDYILGDPEFSKLPAKVSGPYEVSLKPYLFRSEVSGKVNSFAENILKEVDFDTVAFLGALCSQIHEMIERVLRPTGEPHSPDELLQTGKGACRDVTVLFMDACRSLGLPARFTSGYFYGDEEFSNRQLHAWAEVFLPGGGWRGYDPTIGLAVADHHVALASSPDPVLTAPTSGSYRGTGADSTLEFDITMEEVKSDFVFPG is encoded by the coding sequence TTGTTTTTTTACATAAAGCACAAGACCGAGTTTACCTATTCCAGGCCCGTTTTTATTGAGCCGATGATTGTGCGGTTGCGACCTCGCTCGGATTGCACCCAAAGGCTTCTTGAATTTAAAAATGATTATGATGTCCCGCCATCTGGAATTACCGACCTGATTGATCTTGACGGAAACTCAGGTTCTTATGTCTGGTTCAATGAAACACGCACCTCCTTTAAGATAGACACCACTTCTTTTGTTGAGACTCTTCATGAAAACCCTTTCGACTATATTTTGGGAGATCCGGAATTTAGCAAGTTACCAGCGAAGGTTTCGGGACCTTATGAAGTTTCTCTTAAGCCGTATCTGTTTAGAAGTGAGGTGTCTGGCAAGGTCAATTCATTCGCCGAAAATATTTTAAAAGAAGTTGATTTTGATACGGTAGCCTTTCTGGGGGCATTGTGCTCGCAGATTCATGAAATGATAGAAAGAGTGTTGCGGCCAACCGGTGAACCACACAGCCCGGATGAATTGCTACAAACTGGCAAAGGGGCCTGCCGGGATGTCACGGTGCTGTTTATGGATGCCTGTCGTTCATTGGGATTGCCTGCCCGGTTTACAAGCGGATATTTTTACGGAGATGAGGAGTTCTCGAATCGGCAGTTGCATGCCTGGGCTGAGGTTTTCCTTCCGGGAGGAGGATGGCGCGGGTACGACCCAACAATTGGGCTAGCAGTTGCTGACCATCATGTGGCGCTGGCATCGAGCCCGGACCCGGTTTTAACTGCCCCAACTTCAGGGAGCTATCGCGGGACGGGAGCTGATTCTACCCTGGAGTTCGATATCACTATGGAAGAGGTGAAATCAGACTTTGTTTTCCCTGGATAA
- a CDS encoding circularly permuted type 2 ATP-grasp protein: MNFENYDPENFFDEFFLKPGTPRPEVERLIKRINSFPKSEMTNRRKSANAAFKQMGITFSVYGDNKGLEKIFPFDIVPRIISAKDWSLIERGVKQRVFALNQFINDIYNDQKILNDGVIPKELIFSSVAFRKECVGLKPPKDIWCHVSGIDLVRDKDGEFYVLEDNLRCPSGVSYVLGNRRVMKQTLPVIFEALPIRPVDDYSGRLANTLRNLIPDSIVKPNIAILTPGIYNSAYFEHSFLAQQMGEELVEGQDLVVQDGYVYMRTTKGFERVHAIYRRIDDEYLDPTVFNSDSLLGVPGIMKSYREGKVALANAPGAGIADDKAIYSFVPKIIKYYTGEEPVLRNVPTYVCENEKEKQHVIENIENFVVKTTHGSGGYGMLIGPSSTRKEQREMVDNIRREPRNYIGQPVIQLSRVPVMVKDHFEGRHVDLRPYVLYGEDIYVLPGGLTRVALKKGSLVVNSSQGGGSKDTWVMADDGI; this comes from the coding sequence ATGAACTTTGAAAATTATGATCCAGAAAATTTTTTTGATGAATTTTTCCTCAAGCCTGGAACGCCCCGCCCCGAAGTTGAAAGGCTGATCAAAAGGATCAATTCCTTTCCCAAATCTGAAATGACAAACAGGAGGAAGTCTGCGAACGCCGCCTTCAAGCAGATGGGAATCACGTTCAGTGTTTACGGTGACAATAAAGGCCTGGAAAAAATATTCCCTTTTGACATCGTGCCTCGAATTATTTCTGCCAAAGATTGGAGTTTAATTGAGCGAGGTGTGAAACAGCGGGTATTCGCATTGAACCAGTTTATTAATGATATTTACAATGACCAAAAGATCCTGAATGATGGAGTTATTCCAAAAGAATTGATTTTTTCTTCTGTTGCCTTTCGCAAGGAGTGTGTGGGTTTAAAACCACCCAAAGACATATGGTGCCATGTGAGTGGCATTGACCTTGTTCGGGACAAAGACGGCGAATTTTATGTTCTGGAAGATAATCTCAGGTGCCCTTCAGGGGTTTCTTATGTTCTTGGAAATCGCCGGGTAATGAAGCAGACTTTGCCTGTTATTTTTGAAGCCCTTCCAATACGCCCCGTCGACGATTATTCAGGCAGGCTGGCAAACACCCTGCGAAATTTGATTCCTGATTCCATTGTAAAACCCAATATCGCGATTTTAACTCCCGGTATATATAACTCTGCTTATTTTGAACACTCTTTCCTGGCTCAGCAAATGGGAGAAGAATTGGTGGAGGGCCAGGATCTGGTTGTTCAGGATGGTTATGTGTATATGAGAACAACTAAAGGTTTTGAACGGGTCCACGCAATCTATCGCAGAATAGACGATGAGTATCTGGACCCAACGGTTTTTAATTCTGACTCCTTACTTGGTGTGCCTGGAATTATGAAATCCTACCGGGAGGGTAAGGTTGCTTTGGCGAATGCTCCAGGGGCTGGAATAGCTGATGACAAGGCGATTTATTCGTTCGTACCCAAGATAATAAAATACTATACAGGAGAAGAACCTGTACTTCGGAATGTCCCGACCTATGTATGTGAAAATGAAAAAGAAAAACAACATGTCATTGAAAATATCGAAAACTTTGTAGTCAAGACAACTCACGGATCGGGGGGGTATGGAATGTTGATTGGTCCGAGCTCTACCCGAAAGGAACAAAGGGAAATGGTGGACAACATCCGTCGCGAGCCAAGAAACTACATAGGGCAGCCGGTTATTCAGCTTTCTCGAGTTCCCGTAATGGTAAAAGACCATTTTGAAGGTCGCCATGTGGACTTGCGTCCCTATGTTCTTTATGGGGAAGATATTTATGTTCTTCCGGGAGGACTCACCCGGGTGGCTCTTAAGAAAGGTTCTCTTGTTGTCAACTCTTCGCAGGGAGGTGGCAGCAAGGATACCTGGGTGATGGCGGATGACGGTATTTGA
- a CDS encoding DUF2523 domain-containing protein: MPENTFDIVGWIQYAFELFKNIIYAVFNDLVEVLNDFAFFILEQMLGVFDWAIGLVSSSFPDIGDAPNWWAGLSQELLNLAGYIHIDTGLGIVIGALIIRLILNFIPFIG, encoded by the coding sequence ATGCCAGAAAATACCTTCGATATTGTTGGTTGGATTCAGTACGCTTTCGAACTATTCAAAAATATTATTTATGCCGTATTCAATGATCTTGTCGAGGTTTTAAATGATTTTGCTTTTTTTATTCTTGAACAAATGCTTGGAGTTTTTGACTGGGCAATTGGGTTAGTTTCTTCGTCGTTTCCCGACATAGGAGACGCACCAAACTGGTGGGCCGGTCTTTCACAAGAACTTCTCAATTTGGCAGGGTACATTCATATTGATACAGGGCTTGGGATAGTGATTGGAGCTCTTATTATACGACTTATTTTGAATTTCATTCCTTTCATAGGATAA
- a CDS encoding protein rep, with product MKFRAGKRLRRNSDIGAEFILSGIPRLEKLGKRIIECGASLEVNLYDGKPKIHARRCGSFFCGFCNSIQFLGVSERLEQIDFQDGNCYRSFSVTVPRVEIKEMKKTLNSMALSWKKFSGSKYFKHINGFYKKLEFEKKFSTVNPHFHVLVSHPVMDLTLNKRFINRMEKEIDFTTFSPRDWNLHYFFLSQGFYYVKTFSLILKFFGFGQITWIREPLSKGDHEKCKKELTKYITKNVHLEGQDLIDLWEQTLGVNKFSFGGRFRKFKKTFVYDSEGEKAGLIERIGTPETFAKHTYENPNVDNLKFLEFLIEHQFVSEVNN from the coding sequence GTGAAGTTTCGGGCAGGTAAAAGACTCCGCCGCAATTCTGATATTGGGGCTGAATTCATTCTATCGGGGATACCTAGATTGGAAAAATTGGGAAAAAGAATAATTGAGTGTGGGGCCTCTTTGGAGGTCAATCTCTACGACGGAAAGCCAAAAATCCATGCCCGAAGGTGTGGTTCCTTCTTTTGTGGGTTTTGTAATTCCATTCAGTTCCTTGGGGTTTCCGAAAGATTAGAACAGATCGACTTTCAGGACGGAAATTGCTATCGGTCCTTTTCTGTAACCGTTCCGAGGGTAGAAATTAAAGAAATGAAAAAAACACTTAATTCTATGGCTTTGTCCTGGAAGAAGTTTTCCGGTTCAAAATATTTCAAACACATTAATGGGTTCTACAAAAAGCTTGAGTTTGAAAAAAAGTTTTCAACCGTTAACCCTCATTTTCATGTTTTGGTTTCCCATCCGGTTATGGATTTGACTTTAAATAAGCGGTTTATTAATCGGATGGAAAAAGAAATCGACTTTACTACTTTTTCGCCACGTGATTGGAATCTCCATTATTTTTTTCTTTCCCAGGGCTTTTATTACGTCAAAACTTTTTCACTTATTCTTAAATTTTTTGGGTTTGGTCAGATCACTTGGATTCGGGAGCCTTTATCGAAAGGGGATCATGAAAAATGCAAAAAGGAATTAACTAAATACATCACGAAAAACGTTCATCTCGAAGGACAGGATTTAATAGATTTATGGGAACAAACTTTAGGTGTTAATAAATTTTCTTTTGGTGGTCGGTTTAGGAAGTTTAAAAAGACTTTTGTTTATGATTCAGAAGGGGAAAAAGCAGGTTTAATCGAAAGGATTGGTACGCCAGAGACTTTCGCCAAACACACATATGAAAATCCCAACGTAGACAATTTAAAGTTTCTAGAATTTCTTATCGAGCATCAATTTGTTTCAGAAGTTAATAATTAA
- a CDS encoding helix-turn-helix transcriptional regulator — translation MSKKNNFGDWLRLERLKKRLSQRDLALKIKELGGKGHHQSIGRYEKGQSQPTIKTIQWIEKALNCKFNPTDDIVSPNMSNKDSRLEELSREEKELLLKLLLEDRDRDRQTIEEQKAEIAELKARLDTPTSNKKKHQQN, via the coding sequence ATGAGCAAAAAAAATAATTTTGGGGATTGGCTTCGCCTTGAAAGATTGAAAAAGCGTCTTTCTCAGAGGGATTTAGCCTTAAAAATCAAAGAGTTAGGAGGGAAGGGCCATCACCAATCGATCGGCAGGTATGAAAAGGGCCAGTCACAACCAACTATAAAAACTATCCAATGGATTGAAAAAGCGCTCAACTGTAAATTTAATCCGACAGATGATATTGTTTCTCCCAATATGTCGAATAAGGATTCCCGGCTAGAGGAACTATCCAGGGAGGAAAAGGAATTGTTATTGAAGCTTTTACTAGAAGATCGAGACCGTGACAGACAGACCATTGAAGAACAAAAAGCTGAGATCGCCGAACTAAAAGCCCGCCTCGACACACCCACCAGCAATAAAAAAAAACACCAGCAAAACTGA
- a CDS encoding alpha-E domain-containing protein — MLSRVANALYWMNRYLERAENTARIIESQLHMLLDLPSMRKDPNAWKPLVDITGDAKYFTENIGDYTRENVIFFHTFDNKYPHSITSCLTAARENARSVREIIPSEMWEKINNLYLGIAEPGADEEAGRSPHKFYYDIKMSCHLIIGIAYSTMAHGEAWHFSQLGRYLERADKTSRILDVKYFIILPRVDYVGSSLDNVQWTALLKSTSSLEMYRKRFNLISSNNIVDFLIFDRVFPRSVLYCINHAEQSLSKIYGASDELSSSSSLYRLMGKLKGKVNYSHIDEVMDIGLHQFLDGIQYDLNTVGEEIHENFFALKKVSDSSSIGAQVQ, encoded by the coding sequence ATGTTAAGTCGGGTAGCTAATGCCTTGTATTGGATGAACCGGTATTTGGAGCGTGCTGAAAATACGGCCCGTATTATCGAATCCCAACTCCACATGCTTCTTGACCTTCCCTCGATGAGAAAAGACCCGAATGCATGGAAACCTCTGGTGGACATTACCGGAGATGCAAAATACTTCACAGAAAATATTGGTGATTACACCAGGGAAAATGTAATTTTCTTTCATACCTTTGATAACAAATATCCACATTCCATCACTTCCTGTCTCACGGCGGCTCGGGAAAATGCCCGATCGGTAAGAGAAATCATTCCTTCGGAAATGTGGGAAAAAATAAACAACCTTTACCTTGGGATTGCAGAACCCGGAGCAGATGAGGAAGCGGGAAGAAGTCCTCACAAATTTTATTACGATATTAAAATGAGTTGCCACCTTATTATTGGGATTGCGTATTCCACAATGGCGCATGGAGAGGCCTGGCATTTTTCCCAGCTTGGGCGTTATTTGGAAAGAGCGGACAAGACTTCCCGAATACTGGATGTGAAGTACTTTATTATTTTACCGAGAGTGGACTATGTCGGTTCTTCATTGGACAATGTTCAATGGACAGCCCTTTTAAAATCAACAAGTTCACTGGAGATGTATCGAAAACGTTTCAACCTTATCAGTTCAAATAATATTGTCGATTTTCTTATTTTTGACCGCGTTTTCCCCCGTTCTGTACTATATTGTATCAACCACGCAGAGCAGTCCTTGTCCAAAATTTATGGGGCGTCTGACGAGTTATCCAGTAGCAGTTCCCTTTACAGGCTTATGGGAAAACTTAAAGGAAAAGTTAACTATTCTCATATTGATGAAGTAATGGACATTGGCCTTCATCAGTTTCTGGATGGAATCCAATATGATCTGAATACTGTGGGCGAAGAAATTCACGAAAACTTTTTCGCTTTAAAAAAGGTGTCAGATTCCAGTTCAATAGGAGCTCAGGTTCAGTAA
- a CDS encoding cation transporter, with the protein MASPSSKKVIYAALAGNGLIAISKFWASAYTGSSTMFSEAIHSVVDTGNQFLLLYGLKSSKKAADESHPFGYGMEVYFWSFVVAILIFGLGAGISIYEGISKIQSPHPIKDPTINYIVIGLALLFEGAALGVAVFEFRKVKGNQGWVQAIRKSKDPAIFTVLFEDSAALLGLIVAGVCIFVSEKFNLPLFDGIGSVLVGLILATTAALLAYECKGLLIGESANKEIESEIRGILNSDSRILHINEILTLHFGPHDVLLTISLDFIDKISSEEIEKTTSLLEQRIKQRFVQIKRIFIEVQSLKGHRVDQSLHQEDEQS; encoded by the coding sequence ATGGCATCTCCATCCTCTAAAAAAGTAATTTACGCGGCCTTGGCGGGAAATGGGTTGATCGCTATTTCCAAGTTCTGGGCTTCAGCCTACACGGGAAGTTCTACGATGTTCAGTGAGGCGATCCATTCTGTTGTGGATACAGGAAATCAGTTTTTACTTTTATATGGTCTCAAATCTTCAAAAAAAGCAGCGGACGAGTCCCACCCTTTTGGTTACGGGATGGAGGTTTACTTCTGGAGTTTTGTGGTTGCAATTTTGATATTTGGATTGGGAGCGGGAATATCGATTTATGAAGGAATCTCAAAAATTCAATCACCACATCCCATCAAAGACCCCACAATAAATTATATTGTGATTGGGCTCGCGTTGTTGTTTGAGGGGGCTGCATTGGGCGTTGCTGTTTTTGAGTTTCGAAAAGTCAAAGGAAACCAGGGGTGGGTTCAGGCTATCAGGAAAAGTAAGGACCCTGCGATATTCACCGTTCTTTTTGAAGATTCAGCCGCGCTTTTAGGTCTTATTGTTGCGGGAGTGTGTATCTTTGTCAGCGAGAAATTCAATCTTCCATTATTTGACGGGATTGGATCTGTTCTGGTAGGGCTGATTCTTGCGACAACCGCTGCCTTGCTGGCCTATGAATGCAAGGGGTTGCTGATAGGGGAATCAGCCAATAAAGAAATTGAGTCAGAAATCCGGGGCATTTTAAACTCCGATTCTCGTATCCTTCATATTAATGAAATCCTGACATTACATTTCGGACCGCACGACGTACTGCTAACCATCAGCCTGGATTTTATTGACAAAATATCTTCAGAAGAAATTGAAAAAACCACCTCACTTCTGGAACAGAGGATTAAACAGAGATTTGTTCAGATTAAGCGGATTTTTATTGAGGTCCAAAGCTTGAAGGGGCACCGGGTTGATCAGTCCCTGCATCAGGAAGATGAGCAGTCATGA
- the mgtE gene encoding magnesium transporter — translation MSGNSESVAHALQSNFIKQHSRQAARYLESLSVEEVVDVLSSHPVSVIVPLLEQFTTENAVTYLREVDKSLLKSFLTELAPNFCAAVLSQCEDEERENWLGLLSKSVKSELKRMMAYPENTAGRLMDTRIGTFRGDMTVQESIERLRGLKTRPSRNLFLVDEEHRLTGRVEYQDLILADSKSLLKNVARPIQTMVDTLVPREDVVEALEKHKLENLPVVDISGRLIGVIRHDILIQAVEEEATVDLLTMVGAGGDERALSKVSLAVKKRQPWLQINLVTAFLAAAVVGFFEDLIAQFTALAVLLPVVAGQSGNAGSQALAVTMRGLALREITVRQWLPVALKEVQVGAINGIGICMTTCLGVYVWSHSVGLTLVIGVSMIVSMVLAGLAGALVPVVLTRVGQDPATASSIILTTVTDVAGFFSFLGTATVLSKYL, via the coding sequence ATGAGTGGAAATTCCGAGTCTGTGGCCCATGCACTTCAATCCAATTTTATAAAACAGCATTCACGTCAGGCGGCAAGATATCTGGAAAGCTTGTCTGTTGAAGAGGTTGTTGATGTTCTTTCAAGTCATCCCGTTTCCGTAATTGTGCCTCTTCTGGAACAATTCACAACAGAAAATGCTGTGACCTACCTGCGTGAAGTTGATAAAAGTTTGCTGAAGAGCTTTTTAACTGAACTAGCTCCAAACTTTTGCGCTGCTGTTCTAAGTCAATGCGAGGACGAAGAGCGTGAAAACTGGCTTGGACTTTTGTCAAAATCCGTTAAATCTGAATTAAAACGCATGATGGCGTACCCGGAAAACACTGCTGGACGCCTGATGGACACCCGTATAGGGACCTTTCGCGGCGACATGACGGTACAAGAAAGTATTGAACGCTTGCGTGGTCTCAAAACCCGGCCCTCCCGCAATCTTTTTCTTGTAGACGAGGAACATCGCTTAACAGGTCGAGTCGAATATCAAGACCTGATTCTGGCTGATTCAAAATCTCTTTTAAAAAATGTGGCGCGACCCATCCAGACAATGGTCGATACTCTGGTGCCTCGCGAAGATGTTGTTGAAGCATTGGAAAAACATAAACTTGAAAATCTTCCTGTTGTTGATATTTCAGGACGTTTGATTGGTGTTATTCGACACGACATATTAATTCAGGCTGTTGAGGAAGAAGCCACTGTGGATCTTTTGACCATGGTTGGTGCGGGAGGGGATGAAAGGGCCCTTTCCAAAGTGTCGCTTGCAGTAAAGAAAAGGCAACCCTGGCTGCAGATAAATTTAGTGACAGCTTTTCTTGCAGCGGCAGTGGTAGGTTTTTTTGAAGACTTGATTGCTCAATTTACAGCACTGGCTGTGCTTCTCCCCGTCGTCGCGGGACAAAGCGGTAACGCAGGTTCCCAGGCTCTTGCGGTCACCATGCGGGGGCTTGCGTTAAGAGAAATTACGGTTCGTCAATGGCTCCCCGTTGCACTCAAAGAAGTTCAGGTAGGGGCTATTAATGGGATAGGAATATGTATGACCACGTGCCTGGGGGTGTATGTCTGGAGCCATTCTGTTGGGTTGACTCTTGTCATCGGGGTTTCAATGATTGTTTCCATGGTACTGGCAGGGTTGGCGGGAGCACTGGTTCCCGTTGTCCTGACAAGGGTTGGGCAGGATCCGGCTACGGCTTCATCAATAATTTTAACCACAGTCACAGATGTTGCGGGTTTCTTCTCTTTCCTTGGTACCGCCACCGTGCTTTCAAAGTATCTTTAA
- a CDS encoding tyrosine-type recombinase/integrase — protein MGEIPSRSRKKVKNLEKEYFSWMFKNKSEDVQEWNTGAWKKRLNPFFGELFLKEVTQEKIFEYRDIRESDGSKKSTISKELRTLKEAIQLVDPSFTLPEKIKYKNTGKKADKAPTLEQVQEVGSLMAQHRNHASLFRAVYIVQAGTGLDTSDILTDTQGGKRKGLTRKNIKLAEGVIRKERGKTSKPANIPILPFVREVLQALPFPLETSQFLFEGPIRAYNVSVQRNFKRIGAGGFGSKSLRHFVTSTLFNSGADWEWIQAVLGHEPGSRKTADYVHVDLEIAKKRFKKAFKSCQTIA, from the coding sequence ATGGGTGAAATTCCCAGCCGGTCGAGGAAAAAAGTTAAAAACCTTGAGAAAGAATATTTTTCATGGATGTTCAAAAACAAATCGGAAGACGTTCAGGAATGGAACACGGGCGCCTGGAAAAAAAGGCTTAATCCCTTTTTTGGTGAATTATTTCTTAAAGAAGTTACCCAGGAAAAAATCTTTGAATACCGTGATATCCGTGAAAGCGATGGTTCTAAAAAAAGCACCATTTCAAAAGAACTTCGCACACTAAAAGAAGCAATCCAACTTGTTGATCCCTCCTTTACACTTCCCGAAAAAATAAAATATAAAAATACTGGTAAGAAAGCGGATAAAGCGCCAACCCTTGAACAAGTTCAAGAGGTTGGTTCCCTCATGGCTCAACACAGAAATCATGCTTCCCTTTTTCGTGCTGTCTACATTGTTCAAGCCGGAACCGGTTTAGATACCAGTGACATTTTGACGGACACTCAAGGCGGTAAAAGAAAAGGTCTTACTCGTAAAAACATTAAACTCGCAGAAGGTGTAATCCGGAAAGAAAGAGGTAAAACCTCTAAGCCCGCCAACATCCCCATACTGCCATTCGTGCGAGAAGTACTCCAAGCCCTGCCGTTTCCCCTAGAAACGTCTCAGTTTCTATTTGAGGGGCCGATAAGGGCTTACAACGTTTCTGTTCAAAGAAACTTTAAAAGAATCGGAGCTGGGGGATTTGGTTCCAAGAGTCTCCGCCACTTTGTGACCTCTACACTTTTCAATTCCGGAGCGGATTGGGAATGGATTCAAGCAGTACTCGGCCACGAGCCCGGATCAAGAAAAACTGCTGATTATGTTCACGTTGATCTGGAGATTGCGAAAAAAAGGTTTAAGAAAGCCTTCAAAAGTTGCCAAACGATTGCCTAG